The Chryseobacterium indicum genome includes a window with the following:
- the araA gene encoding L-arabinose isomerase — MLTPLNTKEIWFITGSQHLYGPETLAQVAEHSAKIVEAFNASSQIPVKVVLKPTVKTTEEIFETLTAANFAKDCIGIVTWMHTFSPAKMWIRGLTALQKPMLHLHTQFNQDIPWSTMDMDFMNLNQAAHGDREFGFMVSRLRKNRKVVVGHWAEERVQKQIGEWSRVAAGWDDWQGAKFARFGDNMRYVAVTDGDKVEAETKFGFSVNTWGIGDLVSVVNSIGEGEIKSLMEEYESSYKMAESLLSGGANRKSLEVAARIELGLEKFLKDGNFKGFSDTFEDLHGLEQLPGIAVQRLMEKGYGFAGEGDWKTAALVRAMKTMGQGLEGGNAFMEDYTYHLNPSSPSVLGSHMLEVDPVLAVDKPSCEIHPLGIGGKADPVRLVFNSRGNIDSLNAALMDFGDHFRLLINKTKALEITEELPKLPVARVLWKPLPDLYTAAEAWILAGGAHHTCYSENISAEQLEDFAEIAGIESLVIDENTKIRDFKNTLRWNEIYYR, encoded by the coding sequence ATGTTAACACCTCTCAATACCAAAGAAATCTGGTTCATCACCGGAAGCCAGCATCTATACGGCCCTGAAACATTAGCACAGGTAGCGGAACATTCGGCGAAGATTGTGGAAGCCTTCAATGCTTCGTCACAAATTCCTGTGAAAGTGGTTTTAAAGCCAACCGTAAAAACCACGGAAGAAATTTTCGAAACATTAACAGCTGCCAATTTTGCAAAAGACTGCATCGGAATCGTAACATGGATGCATACATTTTCCCCTGCAAAAATGTGGATTCGTGGTCTTACTGCCTTGCAAAAGCCGATGCTGCATCTTCATACGCAATTCAATCAGGATATTCCGTGGTCTACGATGGATATGGATTTTATGAATCTTAATCAGGCAGCACATGGCGACAGGGAATTTGGATTCATGGTAAGCCGTCTCCGCAAAAACAGGAAAGTGGTGGTTGGACATTGGGCAGAGGAAAGAGTTCAGAAACAAATCGGAGAATGGAGTAGAGTTGCTGCTGGTTGGGACGATTGGCAGGGCGCAAAATTTGCCCGTTTCGGAGACAATATGAGATATGTTGCCGTGACAGACGGTGATAAAGTGGAAGCGGAAACCAAGTTTGGATTTTCCGTAAACACTTGGGGAATCGGAGATTTGGTAAGCGTTGTCAATTCAATTGGCGAAGGCGAAATCAAATCGTTGATGGAAGAATATGAATCTTCATACAAAATGGCAGAATCCCTTCTCTCAGGAGGAGCAAACAGAAAATCCCTCGAAGTTGCTGCCAGAATTGAGCTAGGTTTGGAAAAATTCCTGAAAGACGGAAATTTCAAAGGGTTCTCGGATACTTTCGAAGATCTTCACGGATTGGAACAGCTTCCCGGAATTGCCGTTCAGAGATTAATGGAAAAAGGTTACGGATTCGCCGGAGAAGGCGATTGGAAGACTGCCGCTTTGGTTCGTGCGATGAAAACAATGGGGCAGGGTTTAGAAGGCGGAAATGCTTTTATGGAAGATTATACCTACCATTTAAATCCTTCCAGTCCATCGGTTCTGGGTTCGCATATGCTGGAAGTGGATCCTGTTTTGGCGGTTGACAAACCTTCTTGTGAAATTCATCCGCTTGGAATTGGCGGAAAAGCAGATCCGGTTCGTCTGGTTTTCAATTCGAGAGGAAATATTGATTCTTTAAATGCAGCATTAATGGATTTCGGAGATCATTTCAGACTATTAATCAACAAAACAAAAGCTTTGGAAATTACCGAAGAACTTCCGAAGCTTCCTGTAGCGAGAGTACTCTGGAAACCACTTCCGGATTTGTACACAGCCGCGGAAGCCTGGATTTTGGCGGGTGGAGCCCATCATACCTGCTACAGTGAAAACATCAGTGCAGAGCAGTTGGAAGATTTTGCAGAGATCGCAGGTATTGAATCATTAGTGATTGATGAAAATACAAAAATCCGTGATTTTAAGAATACACTTCGCTGGAATGAAATATATTATCGCTAA
- a CDS encoding L-ribulose-5-phosphate 4-epimerase produces MSIYKELKRECYEANMQLDALKLVVYTFGNVSAVDREKGIFAIKPSGVPYELLKPEDMVILDYDANVVEGNLRPSSDTKTHAYLYKNWENIGGISHTHAIYSVAWAQAQLDIPIFGTTHADHLTKDVPCAPPMHDDLIEGNYEYNTGIQILDCFKEKKLSYEEVEMVLIGNHGPFTWGKNAEKAVYNSKVLETIAEMAYLTRQINPNVTRLKDSLIKKHYERKHGKNAYYGQ; encoded by the coding sequence ATGAGCATCTATAAAGAATTAAAACGAGAATGTTACGAAGCCAATATGCAGCTCGATGCCTTAAAACTGGTTGTCTACACATTCGGAAACGTAAGCGCCGTTGACCGCGAAAAAGGAATTTTTGCAATCAAACCAAGCGGCGTTCCTTACGAACTTTTAAAACCGGAAGATATGGTGATTTTAGATTATGATGCCAATGTCGTTGAAGGAAATTTAAGACCATCTTCCGATACCAAAACCCACGCTTATCTCTACAAAAACTGGGAAAACATTGGTGGAATCTCACATACGCACGCCATCTATTCTGTAGCTTGGGCACAGGCACAGTTGGACATCCCGATTTTCGGGACAACACACGCAGACCATCTTACAAAAGATGTTCCTTGTGCGCCACCAATGCATGACGATTTAATCGAAGGAAATTACGAATACAATACCGGAATCCAGATTCTGGATTGTTTCAAAGAAAAAAAACTGTCTTATGAAGAAGTAGAAATGGTGCTCATCGGAAATCATGGACCGTTTACCTGGGGTAAAAATGCTGAAAAGGCTGTTTACAACAGCAAAGTTCTGGAAACCATCGCCGAAATGGCTTATCTCACCAGACAAATCAATCCGAACGTAACCCGTTTAAAAGATTCACTCATCAAAAAACATTACGAACGTAAACATGGTAAAAATGCTTACTACGGGCAATAA
- a CDS encoding sodium:solute symporter family transporter: MGNLATLDIIIFLIYFVVVAGYGIWIYKKKKSAASGSKDYFLAEGSLTWWAIGASLIASNISAEQFIGMSGEGFFVGIAVAAYEWIAAIALIIIAVWFIPIYLKNKIYTMPQFLETRYNKSVSLIMAVFWLFLYVIVNLTSILYLGALAIDTLLGGDNLHIIMIGLLLMALLIGLGGMKVIGYTDVIQVAVLIIGGFATVYMALQIVDQRINGAAVGNALTGFQTLMNEAPQHFKLMLEKPVKTTTTLAMPENLDVQKYVVLPGLAMYFAGQWIVNLNYWGCNQYITQRALGADLKTARTGILFAGFLKLFMPIIVMLPGIAAYVLYSKGHLTGFSGVKDGAYSAILGFLPVGLKGLAVAALTAAIVASLAGKVNSISTIFTLDIYKKYLKADATEIQMVRTGRWAIIIAMFVALAFTWTDVLGIGGEGGFTFIQKYTGFISPGVFAMFLLGMFWKRTTGTAALVGVILGFVLAIFFNSFAVDIFGKETWLYTAFTYEKLENGVVHTITEIPFLINMGWSFVITIAAMVLISLAGPKVNPKAFAIDATMFRVDNRTLVLIVVTLLLLTALYVRFW, from the coding sequence ATGGGAAATTTAGCTACTCTTGATATCATCATATTTCTTATCTATTTTGTAGTGGTTGCAGGCTACGGAATCTGGATCTATAAAAAGAAAAAATCTGCGGCGTCAGGAAGTAAAGATTATTTTCTGGCAGAAGGTTCATTGACTTGGTGGGCAATCGGCGCAAGTTTAATTGCTTCCAATATTTCTGCCGAACAATTTATCGGGATGTCCGGTGAAGGATTTTTTGTGGGAATTGCTGTAGCTGCTTATGAATGGATTGCGGCAATTGCATTGATTATTATTGCAGTATGGTTCATTCCGATTTATCTTAAAAACAAAATTTACACGATGCCACAATTTCTGGAAACCCGTTACAACAAATCGGTTTCCCTGATTATGGCTGTGTTCTGGCTCTTTTTATATGTTATTGTTAATTTAACTTCCATCCTTTATTTAGGAGCTTTGGCAATTGATACATTGCTGGGAGGCGACAATCTTCACATCATCATGATCGGATTGCTTTTAATGGCTTTATTAATCGGTCTTGGCGGAATGAAGGTAATCGGTTACACAGATGTAATTCAGGTGGCGGTTTTAATTATCGGAGGTTTTGCCACGGTTTACATGGCGCTTCAGATTGTTGATCAGAGAATCAATGGGGCGGCAGTCGGGAATGCTTTAACAGGTTTTCAGACATTGATGAATGAAGCTCCGCAACACTTTAAACTGATGCTTGAGAAGCCGGTGAAGACCACCACCACTTTGGCAATGCCGGAAAATCTGGATGTTCAGAAATATGTGGTTTTACCGGGGTTGGCGATGTATTTCGCAGGACAATGGATTGTAAACCTGAATTATTGGGGCTGTAATCAATACATCACCCAAAGAGCGTTGGGAGCTGATCTGAAAACAGCAAGAACCGGAATTTTATTCGCAGGATTCTTAAAATTATTTATGCCGATTATCGTAATGCTTCCGGGAATTGCAGCGTACGTTTTGTATTCAAAAGGGCATTTAACTGGCTTTAGTGGCGTAAAAGATGGCGCTTATTCTGCAATCTTAGGATTTCTGCCGGTTGGTCTGAAAGGTCTTGCTGTAGCGGCTTTAACGGCGGCAATCGTTGCTTCTTTGGCAGGAAAAGTAAACAGTATTTCAACGATCTTTACATTAGACATTTACAAGAAATATTTAAAAGCTGATGCAACGGAAATTCAGATGGTGAGAACCGGAAGATGGGCGATTATCATCGCGATGTTTGTGGCTTTGGCATTTACATGGACCGATGTTTTAGGAATCGGCGGTGAAGGAGGATTTACCTTCATTCAGAAATATACAGGGTTTATCAGTCCGGGAGTTTTTGCCATGTTCCTTTTGGGGATGTTCTGGAAAAGAACGACCGGAACTGCAGCTCTGGTGGGGGTAATTTTAGGATTTGTTCTGGCTATCTTCTTCAACAGTTTTGCAGTCGATATTTTTGGGAAAGAAACCTGGTTATATACGGCTTTCACCTATGAAAAACTGGAAAACGGAGTTGTACACACCATTACAGAAATCCCGTTTTTAATTAATATGGGATGGTCTTTCGTGATCACTATTGCAGCCATGGTTCTCATCAGTCTTGCAGGACCGAAAGTGAACCCGAAAGCATTCGCAATCGATGCAACAATGTTCCGGGTAGACAACAGAACATTGGTTTTAATCGTTGTAACGTTATTACTGCTTACTGCACTTTATGTGAGATTCTGGTAA
- a CDS encoding ribulokinase, which translates to MKKYVIGLDYGTDSVRAVLIDTENGAELATSVSYYQRWKKGQFCRPEENQFRQHPLDHIEGLEKTVSDVVKESGVAPENIVSICIDTTGSSPLPVDKDGIALSLLPEFSENPNAMMVLWKDHTSIREAEEINDLAKNWGGEDYTKFEGGIYSSEWFWAKILHISREDEAVKNAAYSWMEHCDYLTFLLSDHKDLATFKRSRCAAGHKAMWHESWNGLPSKEFLNQLDSSLAELRDRLYDKTYTSDEVAGNLNEEWAAKLGLTTKTVIAVGTFDAHSGAIGAKVEENTLIRIMGTSTCDIMVAPNEIIGDRTVKGICGQVDGSVIPGLMGLEAGQSAFGDVLAWYKNLLTEPTINILMNSDAIDDDQKQLLKEEIENSMIRHLTLEAEKIPLSETVPIALDWINGRRTPDANQELKMAISSLSLGTKAPHIFKALVNAICFGARKIVDRFEDEGIKIHKVIGIGGVARKSPFIMQTLANVLNMPIVVAASDQAPALGAAIYAAVAAGIYPNVQEASQKMGSDFEAEYFPQKEHVEQYEELMQHYQILADFTENNIKSKKKLTVDSL; encoded by the coding sequence ATGAAAAAGTATGTTATCGGTTTAGATTATGGAACAGATTCCGTTCGTGCCGTTTTGATTGATACGGAAAACGGTGCCGAACTGGCAACCTCTGTAAGCTATTACCAAAGATGGAAAAAAGGACAGTTCTGCAGACCGGAAGAAAATCAGTTCCGTCAGCATCCGCTGGATCACATCGAAGGACTGGAAAAAACCGTTTCCGATGTCGTGAAAGAAAGTGGAGTCGCGCCCGAAAATATCGTCAGTATTTGTATTGATACTACGGGTTCTTCACCCCTTCCGGTAGATAAAGATGGAATTGCATTATCTCTTTTGCCCGAATTTTCAGAAAATCCGAATGCAATGATGGTGCTTTGGAAAGACCATACTTCCATCCGGGAAGCAGAAGAAATCAATGATCTGGCAAAAAACTGGGGTGGTGAAGATTATACAAAATTTGAAGGCGGAATTTATTCCTCAGAATGGTTTTGGGCAAAAATCCTCCATATCAGCAGAGAAGATGAAGCCGTAAAAAACGCAGCATACAGCTGGATGGAACATTGCGATTACCTCACGTTTTTACTTTCTGACCATAAGGATCTGGCGACATTCAAAAGAAGCCGCTGTGCGGCCGGACATAAAGCAATGTGGCACGAGTCGTGGAACGGGCTTCCTTCCAAAGAATTTCTTAATCAATTGGATTCATCTTTAGCAGAACTTCGCGACAGATTATATGATAAAACCTATACTTCCGATGAAGTTGCCGGAAATCTGAACGAAGAATGGGCGGCAAAATTGGGATTAACGACTAAAACTGTAATTGCTGTCGGCACTTTCGACGCGCATTCCGGTGCAATCGGTGCAAAAGTTGAGGAGAACACATTAATCAGGATTATGGGAACATCCACCTGCGATATTATGGTGGCTCCAAACGAAATTATCGGCGATAGAACGGTTAAAGGAATCTGCGGACAGGTCGATGGTTCCGTCATTCCGGGACTAATGGGGCTGGAAGCGGGACAATCTGCATTCGGAGATGTTTTGGCGTGGTATAAAAATCTTCTTACAGAACCCACAATCAATATTCTGATGAACTCCGATGCAATTGACGATGACCAAAAACAGTTGCTGAAAGAAGAAATAGAAAACAGTATGATCCGACATCTCACTCTCGAAGCGGAAAAAATTCCACTGTCGGAAACCGTTCCAATAGCATTGGATTGGATTAACGGACGAAGAACGCCCGATGCCAATCAGGAACTGAAAATGGCAATCAGTAGTCTTTCGTTGGGAACAAAAGCACCACATATTTTCAAAGCACTGGTTAATGCGATCTGTTTCGGAGCAAGAAAAATCGTTGACCGCTTTGAAGATGAAGGCATTAAAATCCATAAAGTCATAGGAATTGGCGGCGTTGCCAGAAAATCACCATTCATCATGCAGACCTTGGCAAATGTCCTGAATATGCCCATCGTTGTGGCAGCATCAGATCAGGCTCCGGCTTTAGGGGCAGCCATTTATGCCGCTGTTGCCGCAGGAATTTATCCTAACGTTCAGGAAGCAAGCCAAAAAATGGGCTCTGATTTCGAAGCTGAATACTTCCCACAGAAAGAACATGTAGAACAATACGAAGAATTGATGCAGCACTATCAGATTTTAGCAGATTTCACCGAAAATAATATCAAATCTAAGAAAAAGTTGACGGTTGACAGTTTATAG
- a CDS encoding aldose epimerase family protein produces MRKISINLIILFAVLCIFGCNKKENQSKNQKQAMENIQISEYGVTSKGDSVKKYTLTNKNGMKVEVINFGGIITSLTAPDKNGKYEDVVLGFTKPEDYFNGNPYYFGALIGRYGNRIANAKFTLEGKSYDIDKNDGPNSLHGGKEGFHTKIWNIEPVKDAKFPTLKLTYTSADGEEGYPGKLTTTVFYTLTDDNALEISYEAETDKPTVVNLTQHSYFNLSGNFSKTILDHEMQINADKFLPVNETLIPTGEQKAVQGSAFDFTASKAIGKDINTEDDQLKKGKGYDHNWILNGSGLRSIAKVYHPESGRVMEVLTDEPGVQFYSGNFLDGKFDTKTGGKNEFRTGFCLETQHFPDSPNQSSFPSTELKPGQKYQSKTIYKFSVKK; encoded by the coding sequence ATGAGAAAAATAAGTATCAACCTGATAATTCTTTTTGCCGTTTTATGTATTTTCGGGTGCAATAAAAAAGAAAACCAATCAAAAAATCAAAAGCAGGCAATGGAAAATATACAGATTTCAGAATATGGAGTGACGTCAAAAGGTGATTCTGTTAAAAAATATACTTTGACTAATAAAAACGGGATGAAAGTAGAAGTCATCAACTTCGGCGGAATCATCACTTCACTTACCGCCCCTGATAAAAACGGAAAATATGAAGATGTGGTCTTGGGTTTTACAAAACCGGAAGATTATTTTAATGGAAATCCTTATTATTTTGGTGCGTTAATTGGTCGTTACGGAAACAGAATTGCCAATGCCAAATTCACTTTGGAAGGCAAATCCTACGACATTGATAAAAATGACGGACCCAACAGTCTTCATGGCGGAAAAGAAGGGTTTCATACTAAAATCTGGAATATTGAACCTGTAAAAGATGCCAAATTCCCAACGTTGAAACTGACTTATACCAGCGCAGATGGGGAAGAAGGTTATCCGGGAAAACTCACGACTACGGTATTTTATACTTTAACGGATGACAACGCTCTGGAAATTTCTTACGAAGCGGAAACAGATAAGCCTACTGTTGTGAATTTGACTCAGCATTCGTATTTCAATCTTTCCGGAAATTTCTCAAAAACAATTCTTGACCACGAAATGCAGATCAATGCCGATAAATTTTTACCGGTCAATGAAACGCTGATTCCTACAGGTGAGCAAAAAGCTGTACAAGGAAGTGCATTCGATTTCACAGCTTCAAAAGCAATTGGAAAAGACATCAATACAGAAGATGACCAGTTGAAAAAAGGAAAAGGCTACGATCATAACTGGATTCTGAACGGAAGCGGACTGAGGAGTATTGCCAAAGTGTACCATCCCGAATCGGGCAGAGTGATGGAAGTTTTAACTGATGAACCGGGAGTGCAGTTTTATTCCGGAAACTTTCTGGATGGAAAATTCGATACCAAAACTGGCGGGAAAAATGAATTCAGAACTGGGTTCTGTTTAGAAACACAACATTTTCCGGATTCGCCGAACCAATCCTCTTTCCCTTCTACAGAACTGAAGCCGGGACAGAAATACCAGTCGAAAACAATTTATAAATTCTCAGTTAAAAAATAA